From the Saimiri boliviensis isolate mSaiBol1 chromosome X, mSaiBol1.pri, whole genome shotgun sequence genome, one window contains:
- the SOWAHD gene encoding ankyrin repeat domain-containing protein SOWAHD, whose product MAQPGGAANQAPTASLAPTARSLRCALQPRLSGADTGSLGRYWGSATAAASREPRFLGTLVHSGLGSGRRRGALRELLGLQRAAPAGWLSEERAEELGGPGAPSGQGSSRLCLEPREHAWILAAAEGRYEVLRELLEAEPELLLRGDPITGYSVLHWLAKHGRHEELILVHDFALSRGLRLDVSAPGSGGLTPLHLAALQGHDMVIKVLVGALGADATRRDHSGHRACHYLRPDAPWTLRELSGAEEWELERGSGRNLNNNSSGSAAWSTRCTASAVGATVVETSRRAATPRTKEKDAAGSRVALMHGLFRHLFPSFKDR is encoded by the coding sequence ATGGCCCAGCCCGGAGGGGCCGCGAACCAGGCACCCACGGCCTCTCTTGCGCCGACCGCGCGGAGCCTGCGGTGCGCCCTGCAGCCCCGCCTCTCGGGAGCGGACACCGGTAGCCTGGGCAGGTACTGGGGCAGCGCCACAGCCGCCGCCTCCCGGGAGCCCCGCTTCCTAGGCACGCTGGTGCACTCTGGATTGGGCTCGGGGCGCCGGCGGGGAGCGCTGCGGGAGCTGCTGGGGCTGCAGCGGGCGGCTCCTGCGGGGTGGCTGTCGGAGGAGCGCGCCGAGGAACTGGGCGGGCCGGGCGCGCCGAGCGGGCAGGGGAGCAGCAGGCTGTGCCTGGAGCCGCGGGAGCACGCGTGGATTCTGGCGGCCGCCGAGGGCCGCTATGAGGTGCTGCGGGAGCTGCTGGAGGCTGAGCCGGAGCTGCTGCTGAGGGGCGACCCGATCACCGGCTACTCGGTTCTGCACTGGCTGGCCAAGCACGGGCGCCACGAGGAGCTCATTCTGGTTCACGACTTCGCCCTAAGCCGGGGGCTGCGGCTCGACGTGAGCGCCCCAGGCAGCGGCGGCCTCACGCCCCTCCACTTGGCGGCCCTGCAGGGCCACGACATGGTCATCAAGGTGCTGGTGGGCGCCCTGGGCGCTGACGCTACGCGCCGCGACCACAGCGGCCACCGGGCCTGCCACTACCTGCGACCCGACGCTCCCTGGACTTTGCGGGAGCTGTCGGGAGCCGAGGAATGGGAGCTGGAGCGCGGCAGCGGGCGAAacctcaacaacaacagcagcggCAGCGCGGCGTGGAGTACGAGATGCACCGCGAGCGCAGTGGGCGCGACGGTGGTGGAGACAAGCAGGAGAGCGGCGACGCCGCGGACCAAGGAGAAGGACGCCGCGGGCAGCCGGGTGGCGCTAATGCATGGCCTTTTCCGCCATCTGTTCCCCTCATTCAAGGACCGTTGA